A single region of the Hyphomicrobiales bacterium genome encodes:
- a CDS encoding D-cysteine desulfhydrase: MPATQRDPTTGLERLTLSHLPTPLDDAPRLARAIGIASLAIKREDMAGYALGGNKLRQLDFILAEALAAGADMLVTTAGSQSNFCRSLAGAAAKLGLGCHLHLRAAMGTERVGNLLLDDIFGATITFTAVTDPWDRTVANELDAIAADYAAKGRNPFIVQLTGVSAAVGVCGWMSGAAELTRDFAARGAVPDVMVAVCGSGLSLAGLALGFKHLGCRTRLLGISAQQPAPRLKAWICGTADEASTLLGIDTRLTDDDFDIIDSEIAPGYGKPSPASLAAVRLAGRLEGLVLDPVYTGKGMAGLATAARTGVIKPEHSVVFLHSGGTPGLFTHAEALAPEAAA; encoded by the coding sequence ATGCCCGCCACGCAGCGTGACCCGACCACAGGTCTTGAACGCCTCACTCTGTCACACCTGCCGACTCCGCTGGATGATGCCCCCAGGCTCGCCCGAGCGATCGGCATTGCGAGCCTCGCGATCAAGCGGGAGGACATGGCCGGCTATGCGCTCGGCGGCAACAAGCTGCGGCAGCTCGATTTCATTCTGGCGGAAGCGCTCGCCGCCGGCGCGGATATGCTGGTCACGACAGCAGGCAGCCAATCCAATTTCTGCAGGTCGCTCGCCGGAGCCGCCGCCAAGCTCGGGCTTGGTTGTCATTTGCACCTTCGCGCCGCGATGGGGACCGAGCGAGTGGGCAATCTCCTGCTGGATGACATCTTCGGCGCGACCATTACCTTCACAGCCGTGACAGATCCCTGGGACCGGACCGTCGCCAACGAACTCGACGCCATCGCCGCCGACTACGCGGCCAAGGGCCGCAATCCCTTCATCGTGCAGCTGACGGGCGTTAGCGCCGCTGTCGGCGTCTGCGGCTGGATGTCGGGGGCGGCCGAGCTGACCAGGGATTTTGCGGCGCGTGGCGCGGTTCCGGACGTCATGGTGGCGGTCTGCGGCTCCGGCCTCTCGCTGGCGGGCCTCGCGCTGGGTTTCAAGCATCTCGGTTGCCGCACGCGTCTCCTCGGCATCAGTGCCCAGCAACCGGCACCCCGCCTCAAGGCATGGATTTGCGGCACAGCGGATGAGGCCTCGACACTGCTCGGCATCGACACGCGGCTGACGGACGATGATTTCGACATCATCGACAGCGAGATCGCGCCGGGTTACGGCAAGCCCTCGCCGGCGAGCCTGGCGGCGGTGCGCCTCGCCGGGCGATTGGAAGGCCTGGTGCTCGACCCCGTCTATACCGGCAAGGGCATGGCCGGCCTCGCCACCGCGGCACGGACAGGCGTGATCAAGCCGGAACATTCCGTCGTCTTCCTGCATTCCGGCGGCACACCCGGTCTCTTCACCCATGCGGAAGCGCTCGCGCCGGAGGCGGCGGCGTGA
- a CDS encoding putative N-alpha-acetyl-L-2,4-diaminobutyric acid deacetylase (Evidence 3 : Putative function from multiple computational evidences) — MSAASEVPQPGPARLDIPLDGPGRTIGALRLPWSHDRSAYGQIVIPVIVINGGPGPTVLCTGGVHGDEYEGPIVLGALARDLKSEDIKGRLIIVPTANPPAALAGRRTSPIDGGNLARLFPGEANGTLTSQIAEGITRLLLPEADYLLDFHSGGSTLDYLPCAFGRLPADKALAARVLDLLAAFGAPVTAVVKRPEAKGTLVATALDLGVVAMATELGGSGGVTRQTVAIAAAGLRRALTHIGILRDSVSGADSAATRLLAVGGEHFLRSPGRGLFAPAFMLGDTVAAGDVAGWLSDPERPERAPEPLHFAAAGLVICRRVPTLAEPGDVLVHLGEDTTPDALVAGV, encoded by the coding sequence GTGAGCGCAGCGTCGGAAGTCCCACAGCCTGGCCCAGCGCGGCTCGACATCCCGCTAGACGGGCCGGGACGCACCATCGGCGCGCTGCGCCTGCCTTGGTCCCACGACCGTTCCGCCTATGGCCAGATCGTCATCCCGGTGATCGTCATCAACGGCGGCCCCGGGCCGACCGTACTCTGCACAGGCGGCGTCCACGGCGATGAATATGAAGGACCGATCGTCCTCGGTGCGCTCGCCCGCGATCTCAAGTCTGAAGACATCAAGGGCCGGCTCATCATCGTGCCGACCGCCAATCCGCCGGCGGCGCTCGCCGGCCGACGCACCTCCCCCATCGACGGCGGCAATCTTGCGCGCCTGTTCCCCGGAGAAGCGAACGGCACCCTCACGAGCCAGATCGCCGAAGGCATCACGCGCCTCCTCCTGCCTGAGGCGGATTATCTCCTGGATTTCCACAGCGGTGGCAGCACGCTCGACTATCTGCCCTGCGCCTTCGGTCGTCTGCCGGCGGACAAAGCCTTGGCGGCCCGGGTGCTGGATCTGCTGGCAGCCTTCGGCGCGCCGGTGACGGCCGTGGTGAAGCGTCCCGAGGCCAAGGGGACACTCGTCGCGACGGCACTGGATCTCGGCGTCGTCGCCATGGCAACGGAACTTGGCGGAAGCGGCGGCGTCACACGCCAGACGGTTGCCATAGCCGCTGCCGGGCTGCGCCGCGCGCTCACGCATATCGGCATCCTCAGGGACAGCGTTTCAGGGGCCGACAGTGCAGCGACACGGCTGCTCGCGGTCGGCGGCGAGCATTTCCTGCGCTCACCCGGCCGCGGCCTCTTCGCGCCCGCCTTCATGCTCGGCGATACGGTTGCGGCAGGCGATGTAGCGGGCTGGCTCAGCGATCCCGAACGGCCCGAACGCGCGCCCGAACCGCTCCATTTTGCAGCGGCCGGTCTCGTCATCTGCAGGCGCGTGCCGACGCTCGCCGAGCCGGGAGACGTCCTTGTCCATCTCGGGGAGGACACGACCCCGGACGCCCTGGTCGCCGGAGTTTGA
- a CDS encoding Multiple sugar transport system substrate-binding protein, translating to MSVTRRTILRTGAATAALLPFAGQLRAEGKQINVFAHRVMQNVSNGTKGGDVTQAFTKATGDTVNWVTFETGPLHDRLFREASLSESTVDVAFILNTYATPRIATLFEPLGPRMAKDPVEDPKDLFPGLVKGVTIGDELYAVPFRHASTGLHYNEEIFAERGIKGPPQTIEEFVEVAKKCTYTRPDGTPVVGFILPGVAYPEVIALARAWDADFITPDMKVVANSKEMVAALTMIRDLYTSGAVPKNLTGMKAEDANTWMQQGRAAMAASSMSRNGLYNDPAKSQVAGKIKTTFFPIAEALKGKYEVAPTKVEFWSMAIPKNSKNKDLAWAFIKAMSSKDATLAAALNGNGPVRSSTYDDPRIKEALPYADAERKVLQVSRVPLPAFDNAARAADLFKEQAETVVLGMKTPQQAMDELTVNVQKLIG from the coding sequence ATGAGCGTGACGAGACGGACAATTCTGAGAACGGGCGCCGCGACCGCGGCGCTTCTGCCCTTCGCGGGCCAGCTGCGTGCTGAAGGCAAGCAGATCAACGTATTCGCGCACCGCGTGATGCAGAACGTGTCCAACGGCACCAAGGGGGGGGATGTCACTCAAGCCTTCACGAAGGCGACAGGCGACACGGTCAACTGGGTGACCTTCGAGACCGGGCCTCTGCACGACCGGCTGTTCCGCGAGGCTTCACTCTCGGAATCCACCGTCGATGTGGCTTTCATTCTCAACACCTATGCGACGCCGCGCATCGCGACGCTGTTCGAGCCGCTCGGTCCGCGCATGGCCAAGGATCCCGTCGAGGACCCGAAGGACCTGTTCCCGGGCCTCGTCAAGGGCGTGACGATTGGCGACGAGCTTTATGCGGTCCCGTTCCGGCACGCATCGACGGGTCTCCACTACAACGAGGAGATCTTCGCCGAGCGGGGCATCAAGGGACCGCCGCAGACCATCGAGGAATTTGTCGAGGTCGCCAAGAAATGTACCTACACCCGGCCGGACGGCACACCCGTCGTCGGCTTCATCCTGCCGGGCGTGGCCTATCCAGAGGTCATCGCGCTCGCCCGTGCCTGGGACGCGGATTTCATCACCCCTGACATGAAGGTTGTCGCCAACTCCAAGGAGATGGTGGCGGCGCTGACCATGATCCGGGATCTCTACACCTCCGGCGCGGTTCCCAAGAACCTGACCGGCATGAAGGCCGAAGACGCCAATACGTGGATGCAGCAGGGCCGCGCGGCCATGGCCGCGAGTTCGATGAGCCGCAACGGTCTCTACAACGATCCAGCCAAGTCGCAGGTCGCCGGCAAGATCAAGACGACCTTTTTCCCGATCGCAGAGGCTCTGAAGGGCAAGTACGAGGTCGCGCCCACCAAGGTCGAGTTCTGGAGCATGGCGATCCCCAAGAACTCCAAGAACAAGGATCTGGCCTGGGCCTTCATCAAGGCCATGTCGTCAAAGGATGCGACGCTTGCCGCTGCCCTTAACGGCAATGGGCCGGTGCGTAGTTCGACCTATGACGATCCCCGCATCAAGGAGGCTCTCCCCTATGCGGATGCGGAGCGCAAGGTGCTGCAGGTTTCCCGCGTGCCGCTGCCGGCCTTCGACAATGCCGCCCGCGCCGCCGACCTGTTCAAGGAGCAGGCGGAAACCGTCGTGCTCGGCATGAAAACGCCTCAGCAGGCCATGGATGAGCTGACGGTGAATGTCCAGAAGCTGATTGGCTGA
- the glk gene encoding Glucokinase yields the protein MTAKFPHPVLVGDIGGTNARFALVETPGTPLEAPVQLHTHDHASAHEGVVAAIAAMRGGATGAASGRLPAPRSMIVCGAGPLVDGCIQLTNAGWVLDQQALLEELGLEECLLLNDFEAQALSLPALPHEALHRVTPDLAPRAGTRVVLGPGTGLGVAGLIESAGQFIPVASEGGHIDFGPVTDEEYALWPHIERVDGRVTAECVLSGPGLLRLYKAQCMVAGQEPRYGEPPPLVEAAVDGSDPVARDTVRLFLAILARFAGDVALTFGARGGVYLSGGILPRIQSLIDPAAFSAIFADKAPVDGFMSRIATVLVIEQKAVLLGMAAVAAAPQRYRMDWDNRLARR from the coding sequence ATGACGGCAAAATTTCCTCACCCCGTTTTAGTCGGCGATATCGGTGGTACCAACGCGCGGTTCGCGCTGGTGGAGACCCCCGGCACGCCGCTTGAAGCCCCCGTGCAACTGCATACCCATGACCATGCGAGTGCGCATGAGGGCGTCGTCGCGGCGATTGCCGCGATGCGCGGTGGCGCTACTGGCGCGGCCTCCGGGCGCTTGCCGGCGCCCCGCTCAATGATCGTATGCGGTGCCGGGCCGCTGGTCGACGGGTGCATCCAGCTCACCAACGCAGGCTGGGTGCTCGACCAGCAGGCGTTGCTCGAGGAGCTTGGCCTGGAGGAATGTCTGCTGCTCAATGATTTCGAGGCGCAGGCCCTTTCGCTGCCAGCTCTCCCGCATGAGGCGCTGCATCGCGTCACGCCTGATCTGGCGCCGCGAGCCGGAACGCGGGTCGTGCTCGGGCCGGGCACGGGTCTCGGCGTCGCGGGCCTCATAGAAAGTGCCGGCCAGTTCATTCCCGTCGCAAGCGAGGGCGGTCATATCGATTTCGGCCCCGTGACGGACGAGGAATATGCCCTCTGGCCGCATATCGAGCGGGTTGATGGCCGCGTGACGGCGGAATGCGTCCTGTCGGGCCCCGGCCTTCTGCGGCTCTACAAGGCGCAATGCATGGTGGCAGGCCAGGAGCCCCGCTATGGCGAGCCACCCCCGCTCGTCGAGGCGGCGGTGGACGGCAGCGACCCGGTAGCGCGCGATACGGTGCGGCTGTTCCTCGCGATCCTGGCGCGCTTTGCCGGCGATGTCGCGCTGACATTCGGTGCGCGCGGCGGCGTCTATCTCTCCGGCGGCATCCTCCCGCGGATCCAGTCCCTGATAGACCCCGCAGCCTTCAGCGCCATCTTCGCCGACAAGGCCCCGGTTGACGGCTTTATGAGCCGCATCGCGACCGTGCTTGTGATCGAGCAGAAGGCCGTCCTGCTGGGTATGGCCGCCGTCGCGGCTGCTCCGCAACGCTACCGTATGGATTGGGACAACAGGCTCGCTCGGCGCTGA
- a CDS encoding hypothetical protein (Evidence 5 : Unknown function), translating to MVLVPLWRSRVKRAARMSGGVGRERSRGTVDEASRETLVARLVATRRDQVMHGSV from the coding sequence TTGGTCCTTGTCCCGCTTTGGCGGAGCCGGGTCAAGCGCGCGGCCCGCATGAGCGGCGGAGTCGGGCGCGAGCGGTCCCGGGGAACGGTCGACGAGGCTAGTCGCGAGACTCTGGTGGCAAGACTAGTGGCAACACGTCGGGATCAGGTTATGCATGGCTCCGTCTAG
- a CDS encoding conserved exported hypothetical protein (Evidence 4 : Unknown function but conserved in other organisms) produces MPTGTSGSNRAKAARLLRAGFIGLVLGLTLAPGAAQAQAGTAACKRDLFVLDSTLRNALRDLEAVARANDDAKCTAYRKHVDVMRQASKTFARCTTGRERQENVAQMDSSVADFEVLIRTRCAKP; encoded by the coding sequence ATGCCGACCGGAACGTCAGGCTCGAACCGCGCGAAAGCCGCGCGATTGCTACGCGCAGGCTTCATCGGCCTCGTTCTGGGCTTAACCCTCGCGCCAGGCGCAGCACAGGCGCAAGCCGGAACAGCCGCATGCAAGCGTGATCTCTTCGTCCTCGATTCCACGCTGCGCAATGCGTTGCGCGATCTGGAAGCTGTGGCGCGGGCGAATGACGATGCCAAATGCACCGCCTATCGCAAGCATGTCGATGTCATGCGCCAGGCGAGTAAAACTTTCGCACGCTGCACGACAGGGCGTGAACGCCAGGAGAATGTGGCGCAGATGGACTCGTCTGTCGCAGATTTCGAAGTGCTGATTCGCACGCGCTGCGCAAAGCCCTGA
- a CDS encoding hypothetical protein (Evidence 5 : Unknown function) has product MAVLPASEGWPYQQAILNAQRNPEAQPVPVHVIPGVAQRREGARSMDT; this is encoded by the coding sequence ATGGCTGTATTGCCTGCATCAGAGGGCTGGCCCTACCAGCAGGCCATACTCAACGCACAGAGGAACCCAGAGGCGCAGCCGGTTCCCGTCCATGTCATCCCCGGCGTCGCGCAGCGACGGGAAGGGGCTCGATCCATGGACACCTGA
- the potF gene encoding putrescine ABC transporter periplasmic binding protein, whose protein sequence is MIRSLMLRSLVSIAALAVAGAAMAQEKTVNVYNWSDYIDPTVLEEFTKETGIKVVYDTYDNNEIVETKLLAGKSGYDIVVPSGPFLQREIKAKVFQPLDKAKIPNLVNMWPDVAKKLTVFDPGNVYAVNYMWGTTGLGLNVDKVKERLGDVPLNTWDLVLKPEVAAKLKDCGIYMLDSPEDLFPGVLNYVGLDPDSKDSKDLNKAADALMKVRGNIRKFHSSEYINALANGDICVAVGYSGDIVQAKARAEEAKNGVNIGYVIPREGALMWFDSMAIPADARNVAEAHAFIDFMNRPEIAARNANAVHYASGNLAAKKNVDPAILNDPGIYPDEQTMSRLFTNTAYNEQAQRTATRLWTRIKTGR, encoded by the coding sequence ATGATCCGTTCTCTGATGCTCCGCTCCTTGGTGTCGATTGCCGCGCTGGCCGTGGCAGGGGCCGCCATGGCGCAGGAAAAGACAGTCAACGTCTATAACTGGTCCGACTACATCGATCCGACCGTGCTCGAAGAGTTCACCAAGGAGACCGGGATCAAGGTCGTCTACGACACCTATGACAACAACGAGATCGTTGAGACGAAGCTGCTCGCCGGCAAGTCCGGCTATGACATCGTCGTACCGTCCGGGCCGTTCCTGCAGCGCGAGATCAAGGCCAAGGTCTTCCAGCCGCTCGACAAGGCGAAGATCCCCAATCTCGTCAACATGTGGCCGGACGTGGCCAAGAAGCTCACCGTCTTCGATCCCGGCAATGTCTATGCCGTCAATTACATGTGGGGCACCACGGGTCTTGGCCTGAATGTCGACAAGGTGAAGGAGCGGCTTGGCGATGTGCCGCTGAATACCTGGGATCTCGTGCTGAAGCCGGAGGTTGCGGCGAAGCTGAAGGATTGCGGCATCTACATGCTGGATTCGCCCGAGGATCTCTTCCCCGGTGTCCTGAATTACGTCGGCCTCGATCCCGATTCGAAGGACTCGAAGGATCTGAACAAGGCAGCCGATGCCCTGATGAAAGTGCGCGGCAATATCCGCAAGTTCCACTCCTCCGAATATATCAACGCGCTCGCCAACGGCGACATCTGCGTGGCGGTCGGATATTCCGGCGATATCGTCCAGGCGAAGGCCCGCGCCGAGGAGGCCAAGAACGGCGTCAACATCGGCTACGTCATCCCGAGGGAAGGCGCGCTGATGTGGTTCGATTCCATGGCCATCCCGGCAGACGCCAGGAATGTCGCGGAAGCGCATGCCTTCATCGATTTCATGAACCGCCCCGAGATCGCGGCACGCAATGCCAATGCCGTGCACTATGCGAGCGGCAATCTGGCCGCCAAGAAGAACGTCGATCCTGCGATTCTGAACGACCCCGGCATCTATCCGGATGAGCAGACCATGTCGCGCCTGTTTACGAACACGGCCTACAACGAGCAGGCCCAGCGCACCGCGACGCGCCTGTGGACGCGCATCAAGACGGGCCGCTGA
- the dapC gene encoding putative N-succinyldiaminopimelate aminotransferase DapC (Evidence 3 : Putative function from multiple computational evidences): protein MNRIFSSLPTTVFEAMSQLARETGAVNLGQGFPDGAGPDDVRAKAAEAVISGWNQYPPMMGLPELRQAVAEHYAHHQGLDLSADEVMVTSGATEAIAGALFALIEPGDEVVLFEPMYDAYLPLVRRAGGVPRFVTLQPPHWRLTEEALAAAFSDRTKVVLFNNPLNPSAVVFPQEDLALLARFCVKHDAIAVCDEVWEHVVFDGRRHRPLMAEPGMRERTVKIGSAGKIFSLTGWKVGFACAAPDILKVLAKAHQFLTFTTAPNLQAAVAYGLGKADDYFTGMRADFQRSRDRFSQGLQERGFTVLPSHGTYFLNVDIAPLGERDDVDFCKRLATERGVAAIPVSAFYAEGAVRTVARFCFAKTDATLDRALERLEGLVQRR from the coding sequence ATGAACCGCATTTTCTCCTCCCTGCCCACCACTGTTTTCGAAGCCATGTCGCAGCTTGCCCGCGAAACGGGAGCGGTGAACCTCGGCCAGGGCTTTCCGGACGGTGCCGGCCCGGACGATGTGCGTGCCAAGGCAGCCGAGGCCGTGATCTCCGGTTGGAACCAGTATCCGCCGATGATGGGCCTGCCCGAACTGCGGCAGGCAGTCGCCGAGCATTACGCCCATCACCAAGGGCTCGACCTCTCGGCGGATGAGGTGATGGTGACATCAGGCGCCACGGAGGCGATTGCCGGCGCCTTGTTCGCGCTCATCGAGCCGGGCGACGAGGTCGTGCTCTTCGAGCCGATGTATGACGCCTATCTGCCGCTTGTGCGGCGTGCGGGTGGCGTGCCGCGCTTCGTGACCTTGCAGCCGCCGCATTGGCGCCTGACGGAGGAGGCGCTGGCCGCGGCTTTCTCCGACAGGACGAAGGTCGTTCTCTTCAACAATCCGCTGAACCCCTCCGCTGTCGTCTTTCCGCAGGAGGACCTCGCCTTGCTCGCCCGCTTCTGCGTCAAGCATGATGCCATCGCGGTGTGTGACGAGGTGTGGGAACATGTGGTGTTCGACGGGCGCCGTCATCGTCCGCTGATGGCCGAGCCCGGCATGCGCGAGCGCACCGTCAAGATCGGCTCGGCGGGCAAGATCTTTTCGCTGACGGGGTGGAAGGTGGGCTTTGCCTGTGCCGCGCCGGACATCCTCAAGGTGCTCGCCAAGGCGCACCAGTTCCTGACCTTTACCACGGCGCCGAACCTGCAGGCGGCCGTCGCCTATGGCCTCGGCAAGGCGGACGACTATTTCACCGGCATGCGGGCGGATTTCCAGCGCAGCCGGGATCGTTTCAGCCAGGGTCTTCAGGAGCGCGGCTTCACTGTGCTGCCAAGCCACGGCACCTATTTCCTCAATGTCGATATCGCACCTCTCGGCGAGAGGGATGACGTCGATTTCTGCAAGCGCCTCGCGACAGAGCGTGGCGTGGCGGCGATCCCCGTTTCGGCCTTCTATGCCGAGGGGGCGGTCCGCACTGTCGCACGCTTCTGCTTCGCCAAGACGGACGCGACTCTCGACCGCGCCCTGGAGCGGTTGGAAGGGCTTGTGCAGCGCCGTTGA
- the cobP gene encoding Bifunctional adenosylcobalamin biosynthesis protein CobP: MGMPQASASSPFLSLILGGARSGKSRAAETRITSLPQPWIYLATCEPHDDEMIARIAQHRDRRGDGWITREEPIDIVEVLDDAPPGVPMLIDCLTLWLTNVMLAEYDVSGECDRLITRLEANDRPLVIVSNEVGLGIVPDNALARAFRDQAGLINQRVAAIADEVVMVAAGLPLKLK; encoded by the coding sequence ATGGGCATGCCCCAGGCCAGCGCATCAAGTCCCTTCCTCTCCCTGATCCTCGGCGGCGCCCGCTCCGGCAAGAGCCGCGCGGCCGAAACGCGCATCACATCCCTGCCGCAGCCCTGGATCTATCTCGCCACCTGTGAGCCTCACGACGACGAGATGATCGCACGCATCGCCCAGCACCGCGACCGTCGCGGCGACGGATGGATCACCCGCGAGGAGCCGATCGACATCGTCGAGGTCCTTGACGACGCCCCGCCCGGCGTCCCGATGCTCATCGACTGCCTGACCCTCTGGCTCACCAACGTGATGCTGGCGGAATACGACGTCAGTGGGGAATGCGACCGGCTGATCACCCGGCTGGAGGCCAACGACAGGCCGCTGGTCATCGTCAGCAACGAGGTCGGCCTCGGCATCGTGCCGGACAATGCGCTGGCGCGCGCCTTCCGCGACCAGGCGGGCCTCATCAACCAAAGGGTCGCAGCCATCGCCGACGAAGTGGTGATGGTCGCCGCCGGCCTTCCCCTGAAACTGAAATAG
- the cobO gene encoding Corrinoid adenosyltransferase, protein MSLSTDDARHRDKMIKRKAAQDAEVASKTIEKGLLIVHTGKGKGKSTAAFGLMLRALGHGWPVGVVQFIKGAWSTGERKALEAFGDQVRWHSMGEGFTWETQDKARDIAAATRAWEKAKELMADPAIRLVVLDELNIALRYEYLPLDEVVAALAARRPDLHVIVTGRNAKPELIAAADLVTEMTPVKHHFEAGVRAQEGIEF, encoded by the coding sequence ATGAGCCTGAGCACCGACGACGCGCGCCATCGCGACAAGATGATCAAGCGCAAAGCCGCGCAGGATGCCGAGGTGGCCTCCAAGACCATCGAGAAAGGCCTCCTCATCGTCCATACGGGCAAGGGCAAGGGCAAGTCGACGGCCGCCTTCGGCCTCATGCTGCGGGCTCTCGGCCACGGCTGGCCGGTCGGCGTCGTGCAGTTCATCAAGGGTGCCTGGTCAACCGGCGAGCGCAAGGCGCTGGAGGCGTTCGGCGACCAGGTGCGCTGGCACAGCATGGGCGAGGGCTTCACCTGGGAAACGCAGGACAAGGCCCGCGATATCGCCGCAGCAACCCGCGCCTGGGAGAAGGCGAAAGAACTCATGGCGGATCCCGCCATTCGTCTCGTCGTCCTCGATGAGCTCAATATCGCGCTGCGCTATGAGTATCTTCCGCTCGACGAGGTGGTGGCGGCCCTGGCCGCGCGCCGCCCTGACCTCCACGTGATCGTCACCGGCCGCAACGCCAAGCCGGAACTCATCGCCGCCGCCGACCTCGTCACCGAGATGACGCCGGTGAAGCACCATTTCGAGGCGGGCGTGCGCGCGCAGGAAGGCATCGAATTCTAG
- a CDS encoding Glyoxalase, translating to MRLLVNIDVPDLALAVAFYTAAFGLTPGRHLGKRVVELDGGQVPIYLLEKGAGTVGAANDHRRYERHWTPIHLDVPVDDIETALTRVIAAGATLESGITSAPWGKIAICADPFGHGFCLIEFLNRGYDEIADVES from the coding sequence ATGCGGTTGCTGGTCAATATCGATGTGCCGGATCTCGCGCTGGCCGTGGCCTTCTATACCGCGGCCTTCGGCCTGACGCCCGGGCGCCACCTGGGAAAGAGGGTGGTCGAGCTCGACGGAGGCCAGGTTCCGATCTACCTGCTCGAGAAAGGAGCGGGTACGGTCGGCGCCGCCAACGATCATCGGCGTTATGAGCGCCACTGGACACCAATCCATCTCGATGTCCCGGTCGATGATATCGAGACCGCTCTCACCAGGGTCATCGCCGCCGGCGCGACACTCGAAAGCGGCATAACCAGCGCACCCTGGGGCAAGATCGCCATCTGCGCCGACCCTTTCGGCCATGGGTTCTGCCTGATCGAGTTCCTGAATCGCGGCTATGACGAAATCGCTGACGTTGAAAGCTGA
- a CDS encoding IncF plasmid conjugative transfer protein TraG, which translates to MYTIERLPQASGKRIFVAFLFAPVLPAVVMGFILSSVFQGMTLLYGFGVSLIVGGYIPMLVVGIPIYQGLKRRISPKLLTCAAAGGAVASCPLLVLLLMGAPHSATVGDVATARNGVTTLGGWALAMPYLGGVFALGAIGGFVFWAIACLRRGRRTQLPEGYV; encoded by the coding sequence ATGTACACTATCGAAAGGCTGCCCCAGGCATCGGGCAAACGCATTTTCGTGGCTTTCCTGTTCGCTCCCGTCCTGCCGGCGGTGGTTATGGGCTTCATCCTCTCAAGTGTTTTCCAGGGTATGACGCTACTTTATGGGTTTGGAGTTTCCTTGATTGTTGGCGGCTACATTCCGATGCTCGTCGTCGGTATCCCGATCTATCAAGGTCTCAAACGCCGCATTTCCCCCAAGTTGCTGACATGTGCGGCGGCTGGTGGCGCGGTCGCCAGCTGCCCTCTTTTGGTTTTGCTTCTTATGGGAGCGCCGCATTCCGCAACGGTCGGCGATGTCGCGACAGCGCGCAATGGTGTCACGACCCTCGGCGGTTGGGCCCTTGCCATGCCTTATCTCGGTGGCGTTTTCGCTTTGGGAGCCATAGGAGGCTTTGTATTCTGGGCCATTGCCTGTTTGCGTCGTGGCCGCAGAACGCAGCTTCCTGAGGGCTATGTCTGA